The DNA sequence TTCATACTTTTATCATTGCTGTCCCAGTTCAGGTTGGCAGAAGCATCACGAATAACAGCACCGCAATATTCACTGCCGCCATTGGTTCTCAAAGCGAATAATTTTTCTGAAATAAGATCAAGATCCTGAGTGAGAGGGGCAACCTGGCGGATGTAATTTTCATCACGGATTCCATCATTTCCATATTCATAGAGGGCAATTTCAATTTGCGGGGCTTTTCCGTTGTACTTTAGAGTGGTCAACGTATTCACAATATTCCACAGCCTGGATTTTGCCTGATCAATCAATCCGTCCATACTATTGGAAGTATCCAGTAAAAGAGCGACCTGAATTTTATTGTCCTTTATGGTCGAGTTCGCCGGAATCAATGTTACTTTTTGTACCGGTAAATGGCTTTCAACATTACTTTTTGTAGAGCGGTTTTCCGGAAAATTACCGGAGCTTAAAAAAGCTGTTCCCGCTGCAAGTGCTAAGATTTTTAGAGTTGTCATATTGTTATTTTTTTATAAGTTGTTTGTTGTAATTAGGTAACGTTCATCGTTTATTATTTTGAATTCTGAAGTAAAATTATCCCTATTTAAGACTTAAAATTTGGAAACTTGGTGAACTGAAGGTTTCACTTGGTAGATGATAAAACAAGGGAAAATCTGATTATATGTTCAGGGCGATAATGCTGGTCTAATGTATAATTTCACTACTGCCACGAGTGTCAGGCTGAGCGGAGTCGAAGCCTTTATCATTGAACAGATGTTAATAGATCGGCAAGTATTTTTCTTCGGTCAGAAACTTAATAACCGAATAGCATAAAACAAAAAAACAGCTCCCAAAGGAACTGTCTTTTAAATCTGTTATTTTAAAGTATTTCGTATCTTGTTTTGATGCTGTATTTCAGCTTGATGTTTTCAATATTATCGAAAGAATAATCTACCGGAGCATCAGCCATTTCCAGCTGGATATTGCTTGCTCTTCCTTTATAAGCTGCGGGCATGATCATATCGCTGGTGTAGTCTTCTATTTCTACAATTTCAAGAGCATTTCCTGTCTTTTTACCCATGCTTTCCAATAAATAATCTGCTTTTTCTTTAGCGGCTTTTAAAGCGTTGATCTTAACTGCTTTTCTAAAATCTGCAATTTTGGTATTCTTTACCTCTGCGATGTTCAGGCTGCTTACCCATTTTTGGTTCAGGTCTTCAAAAATTTTACTCAGACTTGATTTTGTGCTGGCTTTAAACTGATAGCTTTTAGTAAACTTTGCTGTTTTAGAGTAAATATTCTGATACATTGATTTGAACTTAATGTCTTCGTTCTTTACGCCTGCGTTCTTTAAAGTTTCAAATAACTTCTTCTCATTATCTGCCAGATCATTTTTGTTGTCTGCTTTTATTCCGATGCTGAAGATGATTTCATCCGGTTCTACTTCCATTTCCGCAACACCTGTTACTTCAATTGCATTTTTCTTTACTTCTTGTGTCTGTGCATTTATAAAGCTTCCAAGAGTTAAAATTCCGATTAATAAAAAATGTTTCAATTTCATAATTTCCTGTTTTTAAATTTTTAATTACTGATGTAAAATTACGCCGATCAGAAGCCCGAAACCGGGAGACTTGGTGAAACGGAGCTTTCACTTGGTGAGTTCCGAAAAATGATTAGTTTCCTTTATTCTTTTTCAGATCATATTTTACGTTGAGGTTCATGATATATTGTATACCCACTTCCGGATCAGCATTATTGATTACTTTATCAAAGCCGGTATAATCTGTCCCATCATAATAAAAGGTTTTAGATTTTCTTTCTTCCTTTCTGACATATTTGGAATCATATCCATACGTAACATTGGCACTTTCAAAAGCTGTATAATTCTGATATTGGCTTTTTGGAAAAACATAAGTAAAGCCTGAAGAAGCGGTGGGATTTCCAATAATTTCCTTTTTAAACAGTTTAAAATAATTTTCCTTTTTTTTGTCGAAAACCGAATAAGCCTCTTTGAGAAGTTCTTCCTGGATTTTATCAATATCACTATTGATATAATCTACCTTAATAACATCATAGATCTGGAAGTCTGAAGCTTCAGAGATCAGTTTTTCAATCATTGAGTGTTTGTTTACCGTAATAATGATGTTTTTCTTGGTTTCAAATCCATCCATTTTCTGGATGGCAGTCTGTGAATCTTTATTAACGTTGTAGTCATAGATTTTGGTCTGAGAGATAAAGTCTACAAAGATATCATTGTCTTTGATGCCCATTGAGGATATTCTTTTCATAAAACCGCTGATTCTCCTGTTGATATTTTCAATGGCAATTTTTGGAGTGGCTGCTTCTTCATTCAAACCCAGTGTAAGTTTATATTGGTCTGCCGTTTTGTTCATCAATACTTTTACGGTGATAATTAAGGTTGAATCGGTAGCAAAATAGGTATTGGTGTTGATGAATTCAGGTAAATTTCTGGGAGTGGAATAATCGTTGTTATTTCTGTCTCTGTAGATTTGGTTTCCTCCGACCTGTGCTTTTGAAAGACTTAAAAAAGATACCATAATGAGTAAAAAAGTAAGAGTTAGTTTTTTCATGATTTTTAAATTTGAATTATTTTGCTCCAAACTTAGCCTTACACTCACATTATCAAAGACTAAACTTGGTGAAAGGGGATTTTCGCTTGGTGAATAGTTTTTGAATACACTATATATATGTATATCTTTGTTTTATGAAAATGTTTACACTTCTTTCAATCTTTTTACTGATGTTTTGGGGAAACACAATGTCTTCCCAAACCACTAATACTACCGCTGCTGCGGTGGAAGATGTACAGGTGGAGACAAAGAAGCTGAAAAAAGCAATGGATACGAAAAATGAACCTGCCCAGGCAGATTCTTATTATAATATTGGTGAAACCTTTTTTAACAGCGGGAACTTTCCGAAGAGTGAAGAGTATTACACCAAAGCCAAAAATCTGTATGAAAAACTTAATGACAAGCCTAATATTGAAAAAGCAACCCGCAGATTAGCCCAGTCACAGGAAAAGCAGAATAAAATAACGCCTGCGATCAGTAACTATGGCAGAGCGGCACAAATGAGTTACAGTGAAAAAAGTAAGGCAGTTAATTCTAATGACGTTACAAGGCTTTCTTCGGCTACACCAGAGCTTAAGGCAGAAGCTATCCAGAGTAATATTAACTTAAGTAAAAAAGAAAACGAACAGGGTGATCTTGCAGAAAGCTACAGTCAGCTGGCTGATGTAAATCTCAAACAGAAAGATGTTTCCAGTGCCGAAGAAAACCTGAATACAGCCTATAAAATTTCTAAAAGAGAAGCTCCGCAGCAAGCTTTGGCCATCAATCAGAAGCTTGCAGATCTTTACGTTGAAAACAAAAACTTTGAAAAAGCTATTGAAGCTAAAAAGAAAGTTTTGAAGGAAGATTTTGTAAAAGAAAACTCACAGGAAAAGGTCAATCAAATACAAGAACTGGCGGATATTTATATTAAAAAGAATGATCCGAAAGAAGCGGTAGACCTGTTGAAAAATGCCTATGGAATTGCCTTGGATAAAGGTCATACGCTGGAAGCTCAAAGAAGCGTAAAAAAACTGGACAGCCTGTATGCCATTTCAGGAAATATTGATGCTTCCGTTCAATTGTACAGAGATTTTCTGGGGAAACTTCCCAATCTTGTTTCCAAGGATAGAAGTCTCGTAGACAATAAAATCCTGGAAGATACCGAACAACGAATTTCACAGCTGGAAAAAGAAAGAGAATTGAAAGATGAGCTTATCCGCAAGAAAAATGTATTCAACTATAGTTTGATCGGAGCTTTGGTTCTGCTTACCGGATTAATTGTTTTTATTTTCAGAACCCTGAAAAAGGTTCAGACAAAGAATAAAAAAATTGCTCTTCAGTCTTTGCGCAGAGAGATGAACCCGCATTTTATTTTTAACAGCCTGAATAGTGTTAATCATTTTATTGCGACCAATAATGAGCTGGAAGCCAATCAGTATCTGACAAAATTCTCCAAGCTGATGCGTGGCGTGATGGAAAATTCTACTGAAGATTTTATTCCTTTCCAGCAGGAGCTTGATCTTCTCCAAAATTATCTTGCCCTTGAAAAAACACGTTTTGCTGATAAATTTGATTACGAAATCGATGTAGATGAAAGTCTGAATATGCAAAACCTGCAGATCCCGGGAATGCTCATACAGCCGTTTCTGGAAAATGCAATATGGCACGGACTCCGCTACAGAACAGAAAAAGGATTTTTAAAACTGAACTTTGAGAAAAGTGAATCCTACCTTAAAATCCTTATTGAAGACAACGGAATAGGCATCGAAGAAAGCAAAAAGCAGAAAACCCAGCATCAGAAAACAAGAGAGGGCAGAGGAATGAAAAATACTTTGGAAAGAATTCAGCTGCTCAACGATTTGTATAAAAAAGATATTACCTGCTCTGTACAGGATAAAGAAAATAATACCGGAGTTTTGGTAACGCTCCAGATCAATTTGATCTGATCTGAATTCAGGTTAGATCTTCTTTTATAAATTGATGACGATTTAGGGTAATATAACTCTATAAGCTCTTTGGTCAGATTGTATGATTGATTAAAAATTCTTAATTTGCATCTGCAACCCACTGGCTGCTACCTAATATCTGACCTCAATGAAAATAAAAGCCGTAATTGTAGACGATGAACTCATCGCAAGAGAAGTTTTACGAAGCTATCTTACCAAATACTGTCCACAGGTGGAAATTCTTGGCGAGGCTGAAAATATTAAAGAAGCAGTGCCGTTGATTGCTGAAAAGCAACCTCAGCTGGTATTCCTGGATGTAGAAATGCCCTTCGGAAATGCCTTTGACGTATTGGAAGCTACCAAAGCGTTTTCCTATGAAACGATTTTCATTACTGCGTTTTCACAATATTCATTACAGGCGTTAAATAAATCGGCAAGTTATTATATTTTAAAACCTATTGACATTCAGGAGCTGATTCTTGCGGTGAATAAAGTAGTAGAAAGTCTTGAGAAAAAAGAAGAACTCAACCGGAATAAGATACTGCTTGAAAACCTGAAGCTAAAACCTGAAAAACAGCAGCTGATTCTTCCTACCCTGCAGGGATTTGATGTCGTAAAGACTGAAGATATTGTGAGACTTCAGGCTGATGGAAATTTTACGCAGGTTTACCTTACAGATGGTTCAAAAAAGATGGTATGCCGCTTTTTGAAACATTTCGATGATCTGCTGGAAAGCCCGTTTGTGAGAGTTCACCGTTCCCATATCATCAATACAGGATTTGTGAAATCTTACCATAAAAGCGGAACCGTAATGTTGTCTGATGATACGGAAATTGAAGTTTCAGGAAGCTTTAAAGATAATTTCCTGAAAGTCTTTTCATAGAATTTATGGGTCCTTAACAGACCAAAGGCATTATTTTTGACGTTTTATTATAACCACCAAAATATTTCTGTCATGAAAACCATTCATAAAATTATACTTCCCGTTTCATTGGGAGCTTTAGGGCTTATCGTTTTCAATTCATATTCTGTAAGAATTCCCAAGGGTGCTTCTGCGGTAAAGAATTTTGATCTTAAAAAATATCTTGGCAGATGGTATGAGATCGCCCGTTTTGATTACAGGTTCGAGAAAAATATGGATAATGTTACTGCAGAATATACAGAGAATCCGGATGGAACAGTTCAGGTCAGAAATAAAGGGTACGACTACATTAAAAAAGTATGGAATGAATCGATCGGGGAAGCAAAATTTGTAAAAGATCCGAAAGAGGCCCGTCTGAAAGTTTCATTTTTTAAACCAATATGGTCTGGTTATAACGTTATAGATATTGATGAAGACTATCAATATGCTCTGGTGGCAGGAAGCAGTTTAAAATATTTATGGATTCTTTCCCGTACCACTACTATTCCTGAAAGTATCCGCCAGCGTTTCCTTCAGAAGGCAAGAAAAGTTGGGTACAATACAGATGAACTGATTTGGATAAAACATAATCAA is a window from the Chryseobacterium indologenes genome containing:
- a CDS encoding SIMPL domain-containing protein, translating into MKLKHFLLIGILTLGSFINAQTQEVKKNAIEVTGVAEMEVEPDEIIFSIGIKADNKNDLADNEKKLFETLKNAGVKNEDIKFKSMYQNIYSKTAKFTKSYQFKASTKSSLSKIFEDLNQKWVSSLNIAEVKNTKIADFRKAVKINALKAAKEKADYLLESMGKKTGNALEIVEIEDYTSDMIMPAAYKGRASNIQLEMADAPVDYSFDNIENIKLKYSIKTRYEIL
- a CDS encoding SIMPL domain-containing protein (The SIMPL domain is named for its presence in mouse protein SIMPL (signalling molecule that associates with mouse pelle-like kinase). Bacterial member BP26, from Brucella, was shown to assemble into a channel-like structure, while YggE from E. coli has been associated with resistance to oxidative stress.), which gives rise to MKKLTLTFLLIMVSFLSLSKAQVGGNQIYRDRNNNDYSTPRNLPEFINTNTYFATDSTLIITVKVLMNKTADQYKLTLGLNEEAATPKIAIENINRRISGFMKRISSMGIKDNDIFVDFISQTKIYDYNVNKDSQTAIQKMDGFETKKNIIITVNKHSMIEKLISEASDFQIYDVIKVDYINSDIDKIQEELLKEAYSVFDKKKENYFKLFKKEIIGNPTASSGFTYVFPKSQYQNYTAFESANVTYGYDSKYVRKEERKSKTFYYDGTDYTGFDKVINNADPEVGIQYIMNLNVKYDLKKNKGN
- a CDS encoding tetratricopeptide repeat-containing sensor histidine kinase produces the protein MKMFTLLSIFLLMFWGNTMSSQTTNTTAAAVEDVQVETKKLKKAMDTKNEPAQADSYYNIGETFFNSGNFPKSEEYYTKAKNLYEKLNDKPNIEKATRRLAQSQEKQNKITPAISNYGRAAQMSYSEKSKAVNSNDVTRLSSATPELKAEAIQSNINLSKKENEQGDLAESYSQLADVNLKQKDVSSAEENLNTAYKISKREAPQQALAINQKLADLYVENKNFEKAIEAKKKVLKEDFVKENSQEKVNQIQELADIYIKKNDPKEAVDLLKNAYGIALDKGHTLEAQRSVKKLDSLYAISGNIDASVQLYRDFLGKLPNLVSKDRSLVDNKILEDTEQRISQLEKERELKDELIRKKNVFNYSLIGALVLLTGLIVFIFRTLKKVQTKNKKIALQSLRREMNPHFIFNSLNSVNHFIATNNELEANQYLTKFSKLMRGVMENSTEDFIPFQQELDLLQNYLALEKTRFADKFDYEIDVDESLNMQNLQIPGMLIQPFLENAIWHGLRYRTEKGFLKLNFEKSESYLKILIEDNGIGIEESKKQKTQHQKTREGRGMKNTLERIQLLNDLYKKDITCSVQDKENNTGVLVTLQINLI
- a CDS encoding LytR/AlgR family response regulator transcription factor — encoded protein: MKIKAVIVDDELIAREVLRSYLTKYCPQVEILGEAENIKEAVPLIAEKQPQLVFLDVEMPFGNAFDVLEATKAFSYETIFITAFSQYSLQALNKSASYYILKPIDIQELILAVNKVVESLEKKEELNRNKILLENLKLKPEKQQLILPTLQGFDVVKTEDIVRLQADGNFTQVYLTDGSKKMVCRFLKHFDDLLESPFVRVHRSHIINTGFVKSYHKSGTVMLSDDTEIEVSGSFKDNFLKVFS
- a CDS encoding lipocalin family protein, producing MKTIHKIILPVSLGALGLIVFNSYSVRIPKGASAVKNFDLKKYLGRWYEIARFDYRFEKNMDNVTAEYTENPDGTVQVRNKGYDYIKKVWNESIGEAKFVKDPKEARLKVSFFKPIWSGYNVIDIDEDYQYALVAGSSLKYLWILSRTTTIPESIRQRFLQKARKVGYNTDELIWIKHNQ